The following are encoded in a window of Candidatus Desulfofervidus auxilii genomic DNA:
- a CDS encoding rhomboid family intramembrane serine protease has translation MFPLKDTIPSRTFPWVTISLIIFNVLVFFYQISLGPYVEKFVFIYGVVPKRYFLYSSLNYFFDKYIPLFTSMFLHGGWFHLIGNMWYLWIFGDNVEDAVGHKRFLIFYILCGIGAALCHIYTHPHSTIPTIGASGAVSGVMGAYYVLFPYSRIITLVPVFLFLTLIEIPAVFFLFFWFMIQFFKGTFAILTPGIFYEGVAWWAHIGGFICGIILVFFFRKKRRRWFPDEFKPW, from the coding sequence ATGTTTCCTTTAAAGGACACAATTCCTTCTCGCACTTTTCCATGGGTAACAATCTCTCTTATTATTTTTAATGTTTTAGTGTTTTTTTATCAAATTTCACTTGGACCTTATGTAGAAAAATTTGTTTTTATTTATGGTGTAGTCCCAAAAAGATATTTTCTCTATTCTAGTTTAAATTACTTTTTTGATAAATATATACCTCTTTTTACCTCTATGTTTCTGCATGGTGGTTGGTTTCATTTAATTGGTAATATGTGGTATTTATGGATTTTTGGTGATAATGTAGAAGATGCAGTAGGACATAAACGCTTTTTGATATTTTATATACTTTGTGGAATTGGTGCTGCTTTATGTCATATTTATACCCATCCTCATTCTACTATTCCTACTATTGGTGCAAGTGGAGCAGTTTCTGGTGTAATGGGAGCTTATTATGTGCTTTTTCCATATTCTCGAATAATTACCCTTGTTCCTGTTTTCCTTTTCCTTACATTAATAGAGATACCAGCAGTATTTTTCTTATTTTTCTGGTTTATGATTCAATTTTTTAAAGGTACTTTTGCTATTCTTACTCCAGGTATTTTTTATGAAGGAGTAGCTTGGTGGGCACATATTGGTGGTTTTATTTGTGGGATTATTTTAGTATTTTTCTTTAGAAAAAAACGTCGTCGCTGGTTTCCTGACGAATTCAAACCATGGTAG